A genomic segment from Etheostoma spectabile isolate EspeVRDwgs_2016 chromosome 11, UIUC_Espe_1.0, whole genome shotgun sequence encodes:
- the spopla gene encoding speckle-type POZ protein-like A, which translates to MSRVPTPPPPGEMSSGPVAESWCYTQVKVVKFSYMWTINNFSFCREEMGEVLKSSTFSSGPNDKMKWCLRVNPKGLDDESKDYLSLYLLLVSCPKSEVRAKFKFSLLNAKREETKAMESQRAYRFVQGKDWGFKKFIRRDFLLDEANGLLPDDKLTLFCEVSVVQDSVNISGQSNMNMLKVPECQLSDDLGNLWECSRFTDCSLYVGGQEFKAHKSILAARSPVFNAMFEHEMEESKKNRVDISDVDPDVFKEMMGFIYTGKAPNLEKMADNLLAAADKYALERLKVMCEEALCNSLSVENVADTLILADLHSAEQLKAQAIDFINRCSVLRQLGCKDGKNWNSNHATDIMETAGWKSMIQSHPHLVAEAFRALASAQCPPFGLPRKRLKQS; encoded by the exons ATGTCACGGGttcccacccctcctcctcctggggAGATGTCAAGTGGACCTGTGGCAGAGAGCTGGTGTTACACACAG GTTAAAGTTGTGAAGTTTTCGTACATGTGGACCATAAACAACTTTAGTTTTTGCAGAGAAGAAATGGGGGAGGTGTTGAAGAGCTCAACTTTCTCCTCTGGCCCTAATGACAAGATGAAATG GTGTCTGCGAGTCAATCCAAAGGGACTAGATGATGAAAGCAAAGATTATCTGTCGTTGTATTTACTTCTTGTTAGTTGTCCAAAAAGTGAAGTTAGAGCAAAGTTCAAGTTTTCTTTGTTGAACGCTAAAAGAGAAGAGACAAAAGCGATGG AAAGCCAAAGAGCATATAGATTTGTCCAGGGCAAAGACTGGGGCTTCAAAAAATTTATAAGGAGAGATTTTCTCCTTGATGAAGCCAATGGACTCTTACCTGATGACAAGCTCACACTGTTCTGTGAG GTAAGCGTGGTCCAGGACTCGGTTAACATTTCGGGCCAGTCCAACATGAACATGCTGAAGGTACCAGAGTGTCAGCTGTCTGATGACCTGGGGAACCTGTGGGAGTGTTCACGCTTCACAGACTGCAGCCTCTATGTGGGAGGGCAGGAGTTCAAAGCCCACAAATCCATTCTTGCAG CAAGGTCACCAGTCTTTAATGCTATGTTTGAACATGAAATGGAGGAGAGTAAAAAG AACCGCGTTGACATTAGTGACGTAGATCCAGATGTCTTTAAGGAAATGATGGGCTTCATCTACACAGGAAAAGCCCCAAACCTGGAGAAGATGGCAGACAATTTGCTGGCAGCTGCAGATAAA TACGCTCTGGAGCGTTTAAAGGTCATGTGTGAAGAGGCCTTGTGCAACAGCCTTTCAGTGGAGAATGTGGCCGACACCCTCATCCTAGCAGACTTGCACAGTGCCGAGCAGCTCAAAGCACAAGCCATAGATTTTATCAACAG GTGCAGTGTCCTGAGACAGCTGGGCTGTAAAGATGGAAAGAACTGGAATAGCAA TCATGCTACAGACATAATGGAGACTGCAGGCTGGAAGTCAATGATCCAATCCCATCCTCACTTGGTAGCCGAGGCCTTTCGTGCCCTGGCTTCAGCACAGTGCCCACCCTTTGGTCTTCCCAGGAAGCGTCTAAAACAGTCCTGA